A DNA window from Coffea arabica cultivar ET-39 chromosome 6c, Coffea Arabica ET-39 HiFi, whole genome shotgun sequence contains the following coding sequences:
- the LOC113692804 gene encoding serine/threonine-protein kinase KIPK2 produces MGSFSRSCEIVESNEEMCSTRHPQTRYQAKRHEREWQPPVKKGSNKSLEDDINRLFEGITITTSKSLDLSDRANTGFSRKNASKKPMKVGVSYSPGIGFSDPVSLKQALRGLCISQAAEMAALKRLSKPPGSPGVLEPGRITNLYRSVVIEAGDSGLPLSDVREGKVEISLKPEESTSNCIERVHRSLQEPKMPSATQSAYSSPRFGVKPTMKSVENSPLHHAISLASRKVETQASGKMRIKAESQEPKNESAGQSTLPSSQPAVEPIIEKTGLTQRENEITSTSREIEVQPLEMVPSQGGNQILSSSVPSPSYADVKSKLDKNPSGTNNVASGPIRKVGTSVKILGKSTPKIRRKGKLQMVPPSNASKTRKESKSTRATATASKPVTRNKNLALKKTKQESIIVAAKSDAACGVYGAFGDNSSQLVCQRCKCSLKDVKEELSKESSSLAHSNSASMVTTNSRTCDTNKPGLILKDCENASTPAGKGSMIPKIKEKGDFSQSSKSSMGEYSSCTSMSEESTVSGSSCGNRPHMSKDVRWEAINLVKKQHGFLGLSHFNLLKKLGSGDIGTVYLAELVGTNSLFAIKVMDNEFLARRKKMPRAQTEREILRMLDHPFLPTMYAQFTSDNLSCLVMEFCPGGDLHVLRQKQPGRYFPENAARFYVAEVLLALEYLHMLGIVYRDLKPENILVREDGHIMLTDFDLSLRCSVNPTLIKSSSLGLEPPRISGPCAGSNCIDPFCAAPSCKVSCFSPRILPATAKTRKQKAEQATPCRFLPQLVAEPTEARSNSFVGTHEYLAPEIIKGDGHGSAVDWWTFGIFLYELLYGKTPFKGSGNEETLANVVLQNLKFPDSPIVSFQARDLIRGLLVKEPENRLGTETGAAEIKRHPFFDDLNWALIRCAIPPIIPEFCDVGVPKVVSQDKGKRFLEYNATGEHLEFELF; encoded by the exons ATGGGTTCTTTCAGTCGTAGTTGTGAAATTGTTGAATCAAATGAAGAAATGTGCTCAACTCGGCATCCTCAAACACGTTATCAAGCAAAAAGACATGAACGAGAGTGGCAACCTCCAGTAAAAAAAGGATCTAATAAGTCTTTAGAAGATGATATCAATAGGCTTTTTGAGGGAATCACTATTACGACTTCAAAGAGTCTGGATCTCTCAGACCGTGCAAATACAGGGTTCTCCAGaaaaaatgcctcaaagaagcCAATGAAGGTAGGTGTTTCTTATTCACCAGGAATTGGATTTTCCGATCCAGTGTCCTTGAAGCAGGCGCTGAGGGGACTTTGTATATCTCAGGCAGCTGAAATGGCTGCCCTCAAAAGATTATCAAAGCCACCAGGATCTCCGGGGGTATTGGAACCTGGAAGAATTACAAACTTGTATAGGTCTGTTGTAATTGAAGCTGGGGATTCTGGTCTTCCCTTAAGTGATGTTAGAGAAGGCAAAGTTGAAATATCTTTGAAGCCTGAAGAAAGCACTTCGAATTGCATTGAGAGGGTTCACAGATCCCTTCAAGAGCCGAAAATGCCGTCTGCAACCCAAAGTGCCTACTCGTCCCCCCGTTTTGGTGTTAAACCCACCATGAAAAGTGTAGAAAACTCTCCACTGCACCATGCAATTTCCCTTgcatcaagaaaagttgagacCCAAGCATCAGGAAAAATGCGTATTAAGGCAGAAAGCCAAGAGCCTAAGAATGAGTCAGCTGGCCAAAGCACCCTTCCTTCTTCACAACCTGCTGTTGAGCCAATCATAGAGAAGACGGGATTAACTCAGAGAGAAAATGAGATTACATCTACATCCAGGGAAATTGAGGTTCAGCCATTGGAAATGGTGCCCTCTCAGGGGGGAAACCAGATTTTAAGTTCTTCTGTTCCTTCTCCTAGTTATGCTGATGTTAAGTCAAAGCTTGACAAGAACCCTTCAGGCACTAACAATGTTGCTAGTGGTCCAATTAGGAAAGTTGGAACTTCAGTGAAAATACTGGGCAAATCAACACCTAAGATAAGACGGAAGGGCAAGTTGCAAATGGTTCCTCCATCTAATGCATCAAAAACCAGGAAAGAAAGCAAGTCAACCAGAGCCACTGCCACTGCATCGAAACCTGTTACCAGGAATAAGAATCTTGCTTTGAAGAAAACAAAGCAGGAGTCAATAATAGTGGCAGCTAAATCCGACGCAGCTTGCGGAGTATATGGTGCTTTTGGTGATAATTCCAGCCAATTAGTTTGCCAGAGATGCAAGTGTTCCTTGAAAGATGTGAAAGAGGAGCTGAGTAAGGAGTCTTCATCACTTGCTCATTCAAATTCTGCCTCCATGGTTACCACAAATAGTAGGACCTGTGATACAAATAAGCCTGGTCTCATTTTAAAGGACTGTGAAAATGCTAGCACTCCTGCTGGAAAGGGCAGCATGATACCAAAAATTAAAGAGAAAGGAGATTTCTCACAAAGCTCAAAGAGTAGCATGGGGGAGTACAGCAGTTGTACAAGCATGAGTGAGGAGAGCACTGTAAGCGGGTCTAGTTGTGGCAATAGACCACACATGTCAAAAGATGTAAGGTGGGAAGCCATCAATCTTGTGAAAAAGCAGCATGGCTTCCTTGGTTTGAGccattttaatttattaaagaaGCTTGGCTCTGGTGACATTGGTACTGTATATCTTGCTGAACTGGTTGGAACAAACTCCCTGTTTGCCATTAAAGTTATGGATAATGAATTTTTGGCAAGGAGAAAGAAGATGCCGAGGGCACAAACTGAAAGAGAGATTCTGAGAATGCTGGATCATCCTTTTCTTCCTACTATGTATGCACAGTTCACCTCAGATAACCTGTCATGTTTGGTTATGGAGTTTTGTCCAGGTGGAGATCTGCATGTTCTCCGCCAGAAGCAGCCAGGCAGATATTTTCCTGAAAATGCAGCAAG GTTTTATGTTGCCGAGGTTCTTCTTGCTCTGGAATACTTGCATATGCTTGGCATTGTGTATCGTGATTTAAAACCAGAAAACATTTTGGTGCGAGAAGATGGCCACATCATGCTTACGGATTTTGACTTGTCACTTCGATGTTCAGTAAACCCTACCCTTATAAAGTCATCTTCACTTGGGTTGGAGCCGCCAAGGATATCTGGTCCATGCGCAGGATCAAACTGCATTGATCCTTTTTGTGCTGCACCATCATGTAAAGTTTCATGCTTTAGCCCTAGAATTTTACCTGCAACTGCAAAAACAAGGAAACAGAAGGCTGAACAAGCAACCCCGTGTAGATTTTTGCCACAGCTTGTGGCCGAGCCAACAGAGGCACGATCCAACTCCTTTGTTGGTACTCACGAGTATTTGGCTCCAGAAATTATTAAGGGAGATGGCCATGGGAGTGCTGTAGATTGGTGGACGTTTGGTATATTTCTTTACGAGCTTTTGTATGGAAAGACTCCCTTCAAAGGTTCTGGAAATGAAGAGACATTAGCCAATGTGGTTTTGCAAAATCTCAAGTTTCCAGACAGCCCAATTGTTAGTTTTCAGGCAAGAGATCTGATCAGGGGGCTGTTAGTTAAAGAGCCAGAGAATAGACTGGGGACAGAAACTGGAGCTGCGGAGATCAAGCGGCATCCATTCTTTGATGACCTGAATTGGGCACTGATACGCTGTGCTATACCACCTATAATACCCGAGTTTTGTGATGTTGGAGTTCCAAAAGTAGTCTCTCAGGATAAAGGAAAGAGATTTCTCGAGTACAATGCTACTGGAGAGCACTtggagtttgaattgttctag